One genomic segment of Pseudorasbora parva isolate DD20220531a chromosome 6, ASM2467924v1, whole genome shotgun sequence includes these proteins:
- the srms gene encoding tyrosine-protein kinase Srms translates to MEKCCRSCLPCLKRLWDWIWPEFYYPNIARPAEIRTVSGDIRVPAPKKKPTQLYAALFDFVARSEEELTVKEGDKLSVIEKRGDYVLAKKLTGSLESGLVPANYVALVQDEFANYKWYYGNINRQKAEKLLLASQNKTGSFLVRISESHSDEYTISARSENSVFHFRIHRSAIGAYFVSDKISFGTLDELIRYYQHNSRSLGCPLDQPCVQQRELFDMEPWERPREEFQLLKKLGEGHFGEVWEAVWTTKKQKVAVKMLKQEDTKVDEFVKEVHALKNLHHPKLIQLLALCTRGEPVYIVTELMTKGSLKSYLSSPEGQVLTSAHLIYMAGQIAEGMAYLEDRHIVHRDLAARNILVGEDLVCKVADFGLARIIKDSVYTASRNTKIPVRWTAPEAALYQRFSVKSDVWSFGVLLYEMMSRGKMPYDGKNNKEVLEILSSGYRLPCPNRCPPNIYRIMMECWHAEASKRPSFHALHSQLDNIYSRLYFKTIEV, encoded by the exons ATGGAGAAGTGTTGTCGCAGCTGCCTGCCATGCCTGAAGAGGTTATGGGACTGGATATGGCCCGAATTTTACTATCCGAATATCGCTCGTCCAGCCGAGATCCGCACCGTCTCAGGTGATATCCGGGTCCCGGCTCCGAAGAAGAAGCCGACGCAGCTGTACGCGGCTCTTTTCGACTTTGTAGCCCGCAGTGAAGAAGAGCTGACGGTGAAAGAAGGGGACAAACTGTCTGTCATAGAAAAGAGGGGAGATTATGTACTTGCCAAGAAGCTGACGGGATCCCTGGAGTCCGGACTGGTCCCTGCTAATTATGTGGCCCTAGTACAGGATGAATTCGCTAACTACAA ATGGTACTATGGGAATATAAACAGACAAAAGGCTGAGAAGCTGCTTTTGGCTTCTCAGAATAAAACTGGCTCCTTTCTGGTGAGGATCAGTGAGAGCCACAGCGATGAATATACTATCTCAG CCAGAAGTGAAAATAGTGTCTTCCATTTCCGTATTCATCGCTCAGCTATTGGTGCTTACTTTGTATCTGACAAGATCTCTTTTGGCACTCTGGATGAGCTCATCAGATACTACCAGCACAACTCCAGAAGTCTGGGATGCCCCTTAGACCAGCCGTGCGTACAGCAA AGGGAGTTATTTGACATGGAACCATGGGAGCGGCCAAGGGAAGAGTTTCAACTACTCAAGAAGCTAGGGGAAGGCCATTTTGGAGAAGTCTGGGAAGCTGTCTGGACCACAAAGAAGCAGAAAGTGGCCGTCAAGATGCTCAAACAAG AGGACACAAAGGTGGATGAGTTTGTGAAGGAGGTCCACGCATTGAAGAACCTGCATCATCCGAAACTCATTCAGCTGCTGGCTCTCTGCACACGAGGAGAGCCGGTCTACATTGTCACAGAGCTCATGACTAAAGGAAGTCTCAAATCATACCTTTCTT CACCGGAGGGTCAGGTGTTGACCTCCGCTCACCTGATCTACATGGCTGGTCAGATAGCAGAAGGAATGGCGTATCTGGAAGATCGACACATTGTCCACAGAGACTTAGCAGCTCGAAACATCCTGGTTGGGGAAGACCTGGTGTGTAAAGTGGCTGACTTTGGTCTGGCTCGCATCATCAAG gATAGTGTGTATACAGCTAGTAGAAACACCAAGATTCCCGTGCGGTGGACGGCTCCAGAAGCAGCTCTCTACCAGCGCTTCTCCGTCAAATCTGATGTCTGGTCTTTTGGAGTGCTGCTGTATGAGATGATGTCACGTGGAAAGATGCCGTATGATG GGAAGAACAATAAGGAGGTGCTGGAGATCCTGTCGTCGGGATACAGGTTACCATGTCCAAATCGCTGCCCCCCGAACATCTACCGCATTATGATGGAATGCTGGCACGCGGAGGCTTCCAAACGGCCTTCGTTCCACGCCCTTCACAGTCAGCTGGACAATATCTACTCCAGACTCTACTTCAAAACCATTGAAGTGTAG